DNA from Asanoa sp. WMMD1127:
ACCGCCGGCCGGGTCGGGGTCGGCGCAGAGCACCTGGGTCGCGGCCGCGTGGACCGTCGCGTCGAGGTACACCTGTTCGTACGCGGGCAGGTGGTTGACCACCGTCGAGCCCGGCCCGAAACCGTAGGCCCGCGCCGCCTGGGCGGCGCCGACGGTGAGGTTGCGGTGCGTCAGCGGGAGCACCACCCCACCGGGCCCGAAGCGCAGGCAGGCCACCGCGTCGACGTCCGTGGGCGGCGGGGCGGGGCGCCGGCGCCGGCCGGCCTCCTCGCGCACCAGCGCGGCCACGGTGCGGGCGCCGCGGTGGCCCGGCTGGTCCAGGTAGGCCACGTCGAGCTCGTCGCGCTCGACCCGGATGCGGCGTAGCCGGTCGGCCATCCCGGCCATGGCCACGAGCAGGGCGATCCCGGCGCGCTCGATGGCCGCGTCGAGGGCGTCCTCGGTGAGGTCGGGGTCGAGCACGGCGCAGACGTGGCCGGCCCGGATCGCTCCGAAGTAGGCGATGGGGAAGGCGGGGTGCAGCGCGGCGGTGACGCCCACGACCGTGCCGCGCGGCCGGCCGGCGAGCGCGGCGGCGAAGCCGTCCACGGCCGCGTCGAGCTCCCGGTAGGACAGCGCGCGGGCGCCGTAGCGGATCGCGGGGCGGTCGGGCGCCTCCGTCGCGGCCCGGCGCAGCAACCCATCCAGCGACTGAGGCGACTCAGTTTCGGACACGGAGGGCTCCTTCGGGCCGGCTGTCTAACGGCCTCCCGACCGTCGCAGTTGCCCGCTTGAGCCCGCCTGGAATGTCGGTGGAGGCCCGTGAGCTGCTGTCACAATCGTACGATCCAACCGAAAAGGTTCCTCATGTCGTTTAAGCCCTTTAAGGTTCTTCACAGCGACGGTCATACGGGGGCGCAATGACCTACTACGTTCTTGGTCCGCTGGCGGTGAGAGCCACGCCCACCGGCCCGGCGGATCAGCTGACCGCGCCGAAGCCGCGCAAGGTGCTGGCCCTGCTCCTGCTGCACGCGAACCTGGTCGTGCCGGTCGAGACGCTGACCGCCGAGCTGTGGGGCTGCGAGCCGCCGGCCAGCGCGCAGACGACGCTGCAGACCTACGTCCTCAAGACCCGCCGCATGCTGACCCACGCGCTGGGCGTCTGCCCGGCCCGGCTGGCCAACGAGATCCTGGTGACCACGTCCGGTGGCTACCGGCTCAACGTGGGGCCGGGCGAGCTCGACCTCCACGAGTACGAGCGCCTCGCCGCCGCCGGCCGGGCCGCGCTGGCCGCCGGCGACGACGTCGAGGCGGCCCGCCTGCTGGGCGAGGCGCTCGGCCTCTGGCAGGGCGGGGCGCTGGTCGACGTGCGGCACGGCCCGGTGCTGCGGGCCGAGGTGCAGCGGCTCGAGGAGGGCCGGCTGTCACTGTGGCGCCAGCGGATCGAGGCGGAGCTGCGGCTCGACCGGCACCAGGCGGTGCTCGGCGACCTCGGCTGGCTGGCCGCCCGGCACCCGCTCAACGAGGACCTGCAGGCGCAGTACATGATCGCGCTCTACCGGGCGGGCCGGCGCACGGACGCGCTGGAGGCGTTCCACCGGCTGCGCGGCACGCTCCAGGACGACCTGGGCCTGGAGCCGTCAGAACGGGTCCAGCGGCTGCAGCACGCGATCCTGACGGCCGACCCGGCGCTCGACCACGCGTACGCCTAGCCGTCGGCGAGCCGGCGCTCCAGCAGGACGCTCAGGGCGATCGACTCGCCGTCCTTGCCACCGCGACCGACCACGAGCGGCGCCGGGCGCGGCTCGGGCCGGACGCCGGTCAGCCGGGCCCGCGTGGAGTTCGGCACGGCGAGCAGATAGAACCGGCCCTCGGTGTCGACCGCCATCGACTGCCGCTGGTCGAGGTACCAGCCGCGCAGCCCGGTGCGGTAGCGGACGCGGCCGCGGTGGGCGGGAGCCGTCAGCGCGACCGGCGCGATCCCGCGCTCGTGCGCGTCGCGGACGAACGCCGCGACGAGCCCGGCGGTCTGCTCGGCCTCGCGGGCGGCCCGGTCGGTCTCGGCCCGCGCGTGCGCCTCGACCGCCCGCCGCCGCTGCGCGTCCCAATCGGCCTTCACGTGTGGTGACGCTACCCCCGCCGGAGCAGCCCGCGCCCGGGGCCGCCGAGGCCGGATCGCGGTCTCGAAAGGACGGACAATGGCCGTTCCGGGGACACGCCGTTATGGTGTCGTTATGCTCCGCGCCAGGCAGCCGCGCGTGGACCGCGGTCGGCGATGACAGTGGCCGACGAGGTCGCGGGCGCTGCGCCGCCCCGCCGTCGACGGCGGTTCTGGCTGGTCGGCGCCGGTCTCGTCGCCCTGCTGCTCGCGGTCACGGCCGTCGTCGCGTTCCGGGCCGGCGGTGGGGGAGACCGCCCGGCGGCCGCGCCCAGCCCGTCGCCCACGGCCAAACCGCCACTGACCACCGCCCAGGTGTACGCCGCCCTCGCCCCGTCGGTGGTCAGCATCCGGGGTGCCGGCAACGGGACCGGTGTGGTCGCCAACGCCGACGGGCTGGTGGTCACGGCGCTGCACGTCGTCGACGGCGCCAAGCGGATCGAGATCACCTTCCCGGACGGCGCGGCGGTGCCGGCCACGCTCGCCAGCCGCGATCCGGCCACCGACATCGCCCTGCTCCTGCCGGAGCGGTCGCCGACGCTCGTCGTGCCGGCCGTGCTCGGCAACGCGGGCCGGCTCGCCGTCGGCGAGGACGTCGTGGCGATCGGCAACCAGCTCGGTCTCGTGCACAGCACCACCGCCGGCGTGGTGTCGGGCCTGGAGCGGGCCGCGACCGGGACCGACGGCGTGCGGCTGCGCGGGCTGATCCAGTTCGACGCCGCCGTCAACCCGGGGAGCTCCGGCGGCCCGCTGGTGAACACCCGCGGCGAGACCGTCGGCATCGTCGTCGCCCTGCTCAACCCGACCACCGCCGGCACCTTCGTCGGTGTCGGCTTCGCCGTGCCGATCGGCGCCGCGCTCGCCGGCGGCGGCGGTGACAGCCCCGGCCCACCCGGACCCCTGCAGTAGGAGCGCGCATGGACACCGAGCCCATCCTGTACGAGGTCAAGAAGACCATCGTCGGCCAGGACGCGCTGCTCGAACGGCTGCTGGTGGCCCTGCTGGCCCGCGGCCACATCCTGGTCGAGGGCGTGCCGGGGCTGGCCAAGACCCTCGCCGTCAAGGCGCTGGCCGGGGCGATCGGCGGGCAGTTCCACCGCGTGCAGTTCACCCCCGACCTGGTGCCCGCCGACATCGTCGGCACCCGCGTCTACCACCAGCACAGCGGCGAGTTCCAGGTCTCGCTGGGCCCCGTGTTCACCAACCTGCTGCTGGCCGACGAGATCAACCGGGCGCCGGCCAAGGTGCAGAGCGCGCTGCTCGAGGTCATGCAGGAGCAGCAGGTCACCATCGGCCGTGAGACCCACCGGGTGCCCGAGCCGTTCCTGGTCATGGCCACCCAGAACCCGATCGAGTCCGAGGGCACCTATCCGCTGCCGGAGGCCCAGGTCGACCGGTTCATGATGAAGGTCCTGGTCGGCTACCCGAGCGCGACCGAGGAGTTCGTCATCGTCGAGCGCGCGATCGTGGCGCCCGCGCCGGGCCAGGCCGTCGCCGATCCCGAGCGCCTGGTCGCGATGCAGGAACAGGTCGACCGGGTGTACGTGGACCCGGCGCTGATCGAGTACGCCGTGCGACTGGCCAACACGACCCGCGACCCGGCCGCCGCGGGCCTGGGCGACCTCGCCCGTTACGTCAGCTTCGGCGCCAGCCCGCGCTCCTCGATCAACCTCATCCTGGCCGGGCGGGCGCTGGCGTTCATCCGGGGGCGCGACTACGTGGTGCCGGCCGACGTGACCGACCTCGTGCTCGACGTGTTCCGGCACCGGCTCGTCCTGTCCTACGAGGCGCTCTCCGACGACGTCACCGCCGACCACATCCTCACCCGGGTGATGGCGGTGGTGCCCATCCCCGACGCGCCGCTGCAACGGGCCGCCCGGCCATGAGCAGCGCCCCCGACCGCCTCCTGCGCCGCCTCGAGTGGCGGGTCGTCCGCCGCCTCGACGGCCGGCTGCAGGGCACCTACCGCACGGCCTACCGCGGCACGGGGATCGACTTCGACAGCCTCCGCGAGTACGCGCCCGACGACGACGTCCGGCACATCGACTGGAACGTCACCGCCCGGCTGGACCAGCCGCACGTCCGGCAGTACACCGAGGACCGCGAGCTGACCGCCTGGCTCGTCCTGGACCAGTCAGCCTCCATGCGCTTCGGCGAGACGCCGCAAGGAAAAGACTCCATGCTCACCGACCTGGCGGTGTGTCTCGCGCGGTTGTTCACGCGGGGCGGCAACCGGGTCGGCGCGATCCTCTACGACAACCACCGGCACCGGGTCGTGCCGCCGCGCACCGGCCGCGACCATGTGCTGCGGCTGACCGGCCTGGTCACCGCGCCGACCCCGGACCGCGGCGGCGGCAGCACCGACCTAGCGGCGATGCTGCGGCTGGCCGCGCGCAACGCCCGCCGGCGCGGCCTCGTGTTCGTGGTCTCCGACTTCATCGGCGCGGGCGAATGGGCCGGCGAGCTGACCCGGCTGGCGCTGCGGCACGAGGTGGTGGCGATCCGGGTCGTCCACCCGGTCGAGTTGGAGCTGCCCGACCTCGGCCTGGTGCTGGTGGAGGACGCCGAGACGGGCGAGCAGCTACTGGCCGACACCGGCGACCCGCTGTTCCGCGAGCGGCTGCGCGCGGAGGTCGAGGCGAGGGAGTCCACCGTGGACGATGCGATGCGCCGCTCCGGCGTCGACGCCCACCGGGTGCGCACCGACGAGGACCTGGTCGAGGTGCTGGTGCGGATGGTCCGCCGCACGGGACGGGTGCGCCGATGAGCGTCGAGCATCCCGTTCTGATCGCCGTCGCCGTCCTCGTCGGCGCCGCGTGCGCGGTCGGGCTGCGCCGGCTCCACCGCGAACGGACCCGGGCGTACGCGGCTGCCGGGGTGACCGCCCGTGGCGGGCTGCGGCGCTGGTTGCCACCGGTGCTCTTCCTGGCCGCCGTGGTCTTTCTGCTGCTGGCCGTCGCGCGTCCACAAGTGACACTGGGCGTGCCACGCACGTCCGGCACCGTCATGCTGGCTTTCGACGTGTCCAACAGCATGGGCGCGGACGACATCGCCCCCAACCGGCTGGCCGCCGCCCAGAACGCCGCGATCGCCTTCGTCGAGGCGCAGCCCGACACCGTCGACATCGGAGTGATCGCGTTCAGCCAGGGCGCGCTCAGCACGCACGAGCCGGGCAACCGGCACGCCGAGACCGTCGACGCCATCAAGCGGCTGCGGGTGACCGGCGGCACATCGCTCGGCCAGGCGATCCTAGGCTCGCTCACCGCGATCGTCGGCCGGCCGGTGCTGCTGCCCGAGCCGCCCGCGCCGCCGCCGGACGTCGGCTACCACGCCGACGCCACGATCGTGCTGCTCACCGACGGCGAGGACACCGGCGGCCCGGACGTGCTGCAGGCGGCCGAGCTCGCGTCCAACGCCGGGGTGCACATCCAGACGGTCGGCGTCGGCACGGTCGAGGGCAGCACGGTCGACATCGACGGCTACCAGGTGGCGACCGCGTTGAACGAGGACCTGCTGACGCAGGTCGCCACGGCGACCGGCGGCGCCTACCACCGCGCCGCGGACGCCGGGGCGCTCGATGCCGCGTACCGCGATCTCGACCTGCGCACCACGATCGAGCCGCGGCCGGTCGAGCTGACCGGCCCGGTCGTGGCGTTCGCGCTGCTGTTGCTGGTGGCCGGCGCGGTGCTCACGATCCACTGGTTCGGACGGATCGTCTAGATGTCGCTGACCTGGCCCTGGGCCCTCACCGCGCTGCTGGTCTTCCCGGCCCTGCTGGGCTACCGCTGGTGGCTGCGCCGCCGCCGGCGCCGGGAGACGGTGCGGCTGCCGAGCCTGGCGCTGGTGCGGGCCGCGCTGCCGGGCCGCTCCCGCTGGCGGCGCCGCATCCCGCTGTGGCTGTTCGCCGCCGGCCTGCTGGTGCTGGCCACCGGCGCCGCCCGGCCGCAGGCGTCGGTGCCCGTGCCGGCCAACTCGACGACCATCATGCTGGCCATCGACTCGTCCGGCTCGATGTGCTCCACCGACGTGCCGCCGAACCGGTTGACCGCCGCGCAGGCGGCGGCCCGCGAGTTCGTCGAGGGCCAGCCCGACGGGGCGAAGATCGGGCTGGTCACCTTCTCGGGCAATGCCGGGCTGCTGGTCGAGCCGACCGACGACAAGCGGGCGCTGACGGCCGCGATCGACGCGCTGCGCACCGCCCGCGGCACCGCGATCGGCCTGGCCATCCTCACCTCGGTCGACGCGATCGCCGAGGTCAACGCCGACGTGCCGCCGACCGGGGTGGAGCTGCCGGCCGGCGGCGCGCCGGGTGACTTCGAACCGGACACCATCGTCGTGCTCACCGACGGCCGCAACACCCAGGGCGTCGACCCGACCACGGCGGCGCAGCAGGCGGCGGCCCGCGGGCTGCGCGTCTACACGATCGGCTTCGGCACCACCCAGCCGTCGGCCATGGTCTGCGACCCCACCCAGGTCGGCGGCGACGCGATGTTCGGCGACGGCTCCCGCTTCGGCGGCGGCGGGTTCGGCGGCCGCCGCTACCAGAACATCGACGAGCCGACCCTGCGCGAGGTCGCGGAGCTGACCGGCGGCGAATACTACAAGGCCGAGGACGCCGCCGAGCTCAGCCGGGTGCTCCGCGACCTGCCCAGCAACATCGTGCTGCAGCGACAGGATCAGGAGATCACCGGTTGGTTCGCGCTCGCCGGCGCCCTGCTCGTGCTGGCCGCCGTCGCACTGGCCCAGTGGTGGGCCCGGCCTCCGGTCAGAAGCTCGACCGCGGCACCGCCTTCCCGCCCGTGACCTTCGCCGGGCCGGACGCCGACGGGCGTACGTCGATGTCGAAGATCTCGGTGGGGATATAGATGGTGGCGCAGGAGTTGGGGATGTCGACGACGCCCGAGAACCGGCCCTCGATCGGCGCGGCGCCGAGGATCAGGTAGGCCTGCTCGCGGCTGTAGCCGAACTTCTCGAGGTAGTCGATCGCGTGCAGGCAGGCCCGCTGGAACGACAGCTGAGCGTCGAGGTAGCGCTGCTCGCCCTGGAGCGTCACGGACACGCCGGAGAAGGCGAGCCACTGACAATATTGCGGGTTGTTGTTGCCGGGGAGGAAGATCGCGTTCTCGCCGACGCCGTACGTCTGCATGCCGCCCTTGATGACGTCGACGTGCAGGTCGACGAAGCCGCCCATCTCGATGGCGCCGCAGAAGGTGATCTCGCCGTCGCCCTGGGAGAAGTGCAGGTCGCCCAGCGACAGGTTGGCGCCCGGCACGAACACCGGGTAGAAGACCCGCGAGCCCTTGGTCAGGTTCTTGATGTCCTGGTTGCCGCCGTTCTCGCGCGGGGGAGCGGTGCGGGCGGCCTCGGCCGCGGCGTCGTCGAACGCGGAGCCGCTCAGGGACCCGAGCACGGCGTCCTGCGGCAGCGGCGGCAGCGACAGCGGGGGCACGCGGTCCGGGTCGGTCTCCCGCAGCGCCGTCTCGCGCTGGTTCCACGTGCGCAGCAGCTCGATCGACGGCGCGGTGCCCATCAGGCCGGGGTGGACCATGCCGGTGAACGAGACGCCCGGGATGTGCCGCGAGGTCGCCACCTGGCCGCTGAAGTCCCAGATGGCCTTGTAGGCGTCGGGGAACCAGTCGGTGAGGAAACCGCCGCCGTTCTGCTTGGCGAAGATGCCGGTGTAGCCCCAGCCCTGCCCGGCCAGCGGCCCCGAGTCCTCCTGCGGTATCGGCCCGACGTCCAGGATGTCGACCATCAGCAGGTCGCCGGGCTCCGCGCCCTGCACCGCGAACGGCCCGCTGAGCGCGTGCACAGTGGACAGCGGCGCGTCGCGTACGTCGTCGGCCGAGTCGTCGTTGTGGATCGCGCCGTCGAACCACTCCCGGCAGTGCACCCGGAACGTCGCGCCGGGCTTGACGGTCGCCACCGGCGGAACGGCCGGATGCCACCGGTTGTGGCCGACCTTCTCCTGCTGGGTGAAGCGCTTCGTCGAGTCCAACCCAAAGATGACCTCGGGCATGCCCATTGTCCTTTCGCCGCGCCGCGCCCCCGTGGCGCGTGCCGTCTAGAGCCGCGGCAGGCCGCGCGGCACCGGCGCCGGCACGCGGCGGGCGCCCGGCAGCTGGGCGACCACCCGCGGCGCCTCGGCGCTGCGCCCGGCCTGCTCGATCGCGGCGGCCAGCGGGCGTGGGGTCCGGCTCAGATGGGGCGCCGACCAGACTCGGGTGGCGTCGCCGGCACAGTGTCCACAGGAGATGCTCTCCGTCGCCGCGCCGAGCGGGAGCCGCACCTCGAAGTCGCCGTCGCGCGAGCAGCGGTAGACATACGTCGCCATCGGCCGTCCCCTTCCGCACCGGACGCCACCAGCATCGAACGCCGGCGCAGCCCACCTCGGCAGGCGCGCGGCCGGTGCACCCGAACGAGTGACCTCAGGCCTGGGAGCCCGGCAGGCTAGTGTCCTGAGTCGTTAAATCGTTGTCAGTGGGTACGGTGGTCGTATGCCGTCTCCGATAGCAGTGTCGATCGTGCTCACTGATGACGAGCGTGAGCAGTTGGTTACCTGGTCACGAAGGCCGACCAGTGCGCAGGCTTTGGCGGCGCGGTCACGGGTCGTGCTGGCCTGTGCCGATGGTCCCGGCGAGTCGAACGGCCAGATCGCGCAGCGTCTGGGGATCTCGCGGAACACGGTGAAGAAGTGGCGTAATCGGTTCGCGGTCGACCGGCTCGACGGGTTGTTGGACGAGCCGCGGCCGGGCCGGCCGCGCACGGTCACCGACACCGACGTCGAGCGCGTCATCACCACGACGTTGGAGACCACGCCGAAGGACGCCACGCACTGGTCGACCCGGTCGCTGGCCGCGCAGGTCGGCCTGTCACAGACGGCGGTATCGCGGATCTGGCGGGCGTTCGGGCTGCAGCCGCACCGGCAGGACTCGTGGAAGCTGTCGAAAGACCCGCAATTCATTGACAAGGTCCGCGACGTGGTCGGTCTCTACTTGGACCCGCCGGAACGGGCGGTCGTGCTCTGCGTCGACGAAAAGTCTCAGATCCAAGCCCTCGACCGGACCGCGCCGGTCCTACCAATGCTGCCCGGCACACCCGCCAGGGCCAGTCACGACTACATCCGCGCCGGCACCTCCAGCCTCTACGCCGCCCTGGACCTGACCACCGGCAAGGTGATCGGCTCGTTGCACGCCCGACACCGGGCGATCGAGTTCCGCAAGTTTCTGACCACCCTCGACCGGGAAGTCCCCGCGGACCTACAGGTCCACCTGGTCCTGGACAACGCCTCCACACACAAGACACCAGCGATCAAACGCTGGCTGGCGGCCCACCCTCGCTTCGTCCTGCACTTCACCCCGACCAGCTCATCCTGGCTCAACCTCGTCGAGCGCTGGTTCGGCGAACTGACCACCAAGAAACTCCAACGCGGAACCCACCGCTCGGTCCGCGCCCTCAACAAAGACATCCGCGAATGGATCGGAACCTGGAACGACAACCCCAAGCCCTACGTCTGGACCAAGACCGCCGACCAGATCCTCGAATCCATCGCCCGCTACTGCACTCGAATTAACGACTCACGACACTAGGCGTGGCCGGCCAGCGGGTCGTAGCCGTAGAGCCAGTCGATGTCCGGGGACAGGCCGTTGCTCGACGCGATCGCGGCGTCGCGGGCCTCCTGCTGCGGCCCGTCCGGCAGGTGGAAGCGCACGGCGTTGCCACGCGAGAGCTCCTGAACCCGGGCCGTGCGGTCGTGTCGCAGCGTCTCGTAGCGGGCCAGCGCCGCCGGCACGTCGTCGTTGTCGCGCAGGCACGCCGCCAGGACCCACGCGTCCTCGATGGCCTGGGCCGCGCCCTGAGCCCCGTACGGCAGCATCGGGTGGCAGGCGTCGCCGAGCAGGGTGACCGGGCCCTTGCTCCACCGCCCGAACGGGAGGCGGTCGAAGAGCGCCCACTTCAGCGGCGCGTCGAGCGCGTCGACGAGTGACCGGACCACCGGGTCCCAGCCGGCGAACGCGGCGCGGAGCTCCGCCGGGTCGCCGCGGTCAGTCCAGGACTCCCGGGTCCAGGTGTTCTCCTCGACGACGCAGACCACGTTGAGCAGCCGGCCCGCCGAGACGAAATAGTGCACGAAGTGGCGGCCCGGCCCCATCCGGACCGTAGCCGTCCGCTCGACCGGCAGCCCGGCCACCCGCGCCGCGGGGATCAGTCCCCGGAACGCCACGTGGCCGGTGAACCGGGCGTCGGCCGCGCCGAGGATCGCGTGCCGGACCACGGAGTGGATGCCGTCGGCGCCCACCACCAGGTCGGCGCGCTCGACCCGCCCGCCGGCGAACCGCACCTCCGCGTCGCGGGCGCCGGGCGCCACGTCGACGCAGCGCGCGCCGGTCTCGACCGGCACGACGTCCGCCAGCACCGCGACGAGATCGCCGCGGTGCACGTGCAGGTAGGGCGCGCCGTAGGCGTCCTGCGCGGCCGGGCCGAGCGCGGTCGACGACAGCAACCGCCCGTCGTCCCACCGCCGGAACTCGAACGCCGTCGGCGCCACCGCCACCCGCCGCACCGCCGGCAGCACACCCAGCGCGTCGAGGATCCGCGTCGCGTTGGGCGCGAGCTGGATGCCGGCCCCCACCGTGCCGACGGCCGGCGCCTGCTCGTAGACCCGCACGTCGCACCCGGCCCGGCGCAGCGCCAGCGCCGCGACCAGCCCGCCGATCCCACCACCGACCACCGCCACCCGCATCGTCGCATCATCGCTGCTCGATGGCGCCGGGTCAGTCCGGTTTCAGCGGCGCCGCAGCGGACTGAACGAGTGACGCGAATCGGACACCGGGGTGGTAAACGGTCAGCTAGCCTCGGATGCGATGGACGTCGCCGCCGCCGTCACGTTGCCCGAATCGACCACTCCGGAGGGTCCCGCCCCGGCGCCCGCGCGCCCGTGGTGGCGCTGGTTCAGGTGGGCCGATCTCGCCCTGGTCCCGTTGGCGATCGGTGTGGTGCTCTTCGTCCGGCGCTATGCGGCGCACGCGCCACTGTGGCTCGACGAGCAGATGATCGCCCGCAACATCCGCGATCGGGGCTTCGGCGAGCTGGCCGGCGCGCTCGACTACAACCAGAGCGCGCCGCTCGGTTGGCTGTGGGCGCAGCACGCGCTGGTGGCGGTGTTCGGCACCGACGAATACGTGCTGCGCCTGCTGCCCCTGCTGGCCTCGATCGGGACGCTGGTGCTGGCCTGGCTCGCCGGCCGGAGCTGGCTCGGTCCGGTCGGCGCCGTGGTGCTCGTCTCCTTCGTGGCGAGCAACGCGTCGGCGATCCGCTACGCGGCTGAGGTCAAGCAGTACAGCGGCGATCTCTTGTGGACGATGTCGCTGCTCGTCGCGACCATGGCGTTGCTGGAGCGACCGCGACCGACCGCCCGGCAGTTCGTGTGGTGGTGGTCGCTGGCCGCGGTGGCCTGCCTGTTCAGCATGGGCGCCATGCTGGCCACGCCGGTGTTCGCGTTCGTGGTGGTGGCCACCGTGCTGCTGCGGGCCGGCTGGTCGGCCGCCTTCCGCGCCGCGCTGCCGTTCCTGATCTGGACGGCGGTGTTCGCCGGCCACTATCTCGCATCCCTGCGACACGTGCTGTCCAGCGACTACATGGCGACGTTCTGGGGCCGGCGGGGCTACCCGCCGGCGGACGGCTCGCTTCGCCGGGTGGCGCACTGGTCCTGGGACCGCCTCCACGTGCTCGGCGTGGACCCGCTGAGCCTGGCGCCGCCGGGCGAGGGCCGGTCCCACATCGACACCGTGGCGCCGATCTTCTGGCTCCTGGTCGCCGCCGGCTGTGTGGCGGCCGCGTGGCAGGTCCGCCCGTTCGGCGCGTTGCTGGCCGGTGTGGTGGTGTTCGCCTATGCGCTCGCCTTCGCCGAGCTGGTCCCGCTCTACATGCGGATGGCGATCTGGATCCTGCCCGCCGTGTACGTCGCGGTCGCGTTCGGCGCCGACGGGGCCGCCCGCCTGGCGTTGGGCGCCGGCCGCGCGATGGCCCGCGGCGCACCCCGGACGTGGCGCACCGGCGCCGTGCTGACCGGTGGCGTCGCTGGCGCGGCGGCCGCGCTCGTCGTGCTGGTCATGCTCGTCCCGCTGGTCGTCGGCCGGGTCGGCGAGCGACCACCGCCGCCCGGCCTCGACGAACGCGCCGCCGTCGCCTGGGCGGCCGGCCAGCACCGGCCCGGTGACCTGACCCTGGTGCTGACCACCAGCCGCCATGCCGTGGGCTGGTACGCGGACGACGAGTTGGAGCCGCGCCGTTACCCGGTCGCGGTGTCCCGGTTGCCCGGCCGGCCCTGCACGGGCCACGACATCGCCACGCTCGTGGCCGGCCATCGGCGCGTGATCCTCTACGGCTACTACAAGTCCGCCTATTACACCCGCACGGCGCAGCGACTCCGCGCCGATCTCACGGCCATCGGCACGGTGGTCGCGGACGGCGCCTTCCCGTCCGCGGTCGCCATCGTGGTCGAGCTGCGCCCGCCCGCCGGCCGCGCCCCGACCACCGGTTGCTACCAGGCATAGGGGAACGTCGTAGTGTGCACACTGTGGATGATCGACTAACGCTGGCGCGGGAGCGCTACGAGGCGGCGCTCTTCGGCGGCGCCGACGACGGACTGGACGCCGCCGACCGGGCGCTGGACGGGGTCGAGGCCGACCTCGCGGTGGCCCGCGGCCGGATCCGGCACGCCCGCTACCTGTCGGCGCAGGCGGCGGGGGAGCAGCCCGCCGAGGACCTGACCGAGCTCGCGCTGTTCGAGCGCGCGCTGTCCCTCTACGAGGCGCTCGACGACAGCCGCGGCGCGGCGGAGGCCCAGTTCTGGGTGGGCTGCTTCCACCAGGTGGTGCGCGGCGACCTGACCGGCACGGAGGCGCTGTTCGCGCGGTCCCGCGACCTGGCGACTGCGGCCCGCGACGACCTGACCCGCTCGTACGCCCTGCGCCATCTGGCTTTCGTCGCCCAGCACGCCGGTCGCGCGGCCGAGGCGCGGGCGACGCTGGCCGAGTCGA
Protein-coding regions in this window:
- a CDS encoding IS630 family transposase → MPSPIAVSIVLTDDEREQLVTWSRRPTSAQALAARSRVVLACADGPGESNGQIAQRLGISRNTVKKWRNRFAVDRLDGLLDEPRPGRPRTVTDTDVERVITTTLETTPKDATHWSTRSLAAQVGLSQTAVSRIWRAFGLQPHRQDSWKLSKDPQFIDKVRDVVGLYLDPPERAVVLCVDEKSQIQALDRTAPVLPMLPGTPARASHDYIRAGTSSLYAALDLTTGKVIGSLHARHRAIEFRKFLTTLDREVPADLQVHLVLDNASTHKTPAIKRWLAAHPRFVLHFTPTSSSWLNLVERWFGELTTKKLQRGTHRSVRALNKDIREWIGTWNDNPKPYVWTKTADQILESIARYCTRINDSRH
- a CDS encoding FAD-dependent monooxygenase, with product MRVAVVGGGIGGLVAALALRRAGCDVRVYEQAPAVGTVGAGIQLAPNATRILDALGVLPAVRRVAVAPTAFEFRRWDDGRLLSSTALGPAAQDAYGAPYLHVHRGDLVAVLADVVPVETGARCVDVAPGARDAEVRFAGGRVERADLVVGADGIHSVVRHAILGAADARFTGHVAFRGLIPAARVAGLPVERTATVRMGPGRHFVHYFVSAGRLLNVVCVVEENTWTRESWTDRGDPAELRAAFAGWDPVVRSLVDALDAPLKWALFDRLPFGRWSKGPVTLLGDACHPMLPYGAQGAAQAIEDAWVLAACLRDNDDVPAALARYETLRHDRTARVQELSRGNAVRFHLPDGPQQEARDAAIASSNGLSPDIDWLYGYDPLAGHA
- a CDS encoding tetratricopeptide repeat protein; this encodes MDDRLTLARERYEAALFGGADDGLDAADRALDGVEADLAVARGRIRHARYLSAQAAGEQPAEDLTELALFERALSLYEALDDSRGAAEAQFWVGCFHQVVRGDLTGTEALFARSRDLATAARDDLTRSYALRHLAFVAQHAGRAAEARATLAESTQLRRDLGFTAGVAANLVAQAYLTAEDGRPAEASALLDEAATLATEAGAHAVAGWVSEARANLSSLPEA
- a CDS encoding zinc ribbon domain-containing protein, translated to MATYVYRCSRDGDFEVRLPLGAATESISCGHCAGDATRVWSAPHLSRTPRPLAAAIEQAGRSAEAPRVVAQLPGARRVPAPVPRGLPRL
- the fmdA gene encoding formamidase, producing MPEVIFGLDSTKRFTQQEKVGHNRWHPAVPPVATVKPGATFRVHCREWFDGAIHNDDSADDVRDAPLSTVHALSGPFAVQGAEPGDLLMVDILDVGPIPQEDSGPLAGQGWGYTGIFAKQNGGGFLTDWFPDAYKAIWDFSGQVATSRHIPGVSFTGMVHPGLMGTAPSIELLRTWNQRETALRETDPDRVPPLSLPPLPQDAVLGSLSGSAFDDAAAEAARTAPPRENGGNQDIKNLTKGSRVFYPVFVPGANLSLGDLHFSQGDGEITFCGAIEMGGFVDLHVDVIKGGMQTYGVGENAIFLPGNNNPQYCQWLAFSGVSVTLQGEQRYLDAQLSFQRACLHAIDYLEKFGYSREQAYLILGAAPIEGRFSGVVDIPNSCATIYIPTEIFDIDVRPSASGPAKVTGGKAVPRSSF